The Kosakonia sacchari SP1 genome includes a window with the following:
- a CDS encoding (R)-mandelonitrile lyase, whose protein sequence is MKIIRSASVPSAQGPQDYFTGRVRIDAPFKADGPARVGGATVTFEPGARTAWHTHPLGQTLIITHGKGWIQCEGEAVQEMNQGDIVWIPEDVKHWHGATAENAMTHIAIAESLNGSPVTWLEHVTDEQYHG, encoded by the coding sequence ATGAAAATCATCCGCAGCGCATCGGTTCCCTCCGCGCAAGGGCCGCAAGACTATTTCACTGGACGCGTACGTATCGACGCACCGTTTAAAGCTGACGGACCCGCACGCGTTGGCGGCGCGACGGTCACGTTTGAGCCCGGCGCACGTACCGCGTGGCACACCCATCCACTAGGACAAACGCTGATTATTACCCACGGTAAAGGGTGGATTCAGTGCGAAGGCGAAGCCGTCCAGGAGATGAACCAGGGCGATATTGTCTGGATCCCGGAAGACGTGAAGCACTGGCACGGCGCAACGGCTGAGAACGCCATGACTCATATCGCCATTGCCGAATCACTAAACGGCAGCCCGGTTACCTGGCTTGAACATGTTACCGACGAGCAGTATCACGGTTGA
- a CDS encoding multidrug effflux MFS transporter, whose amino-acid sequence MNNKLHGPLFLAILSALMAFTSLSTDIYLPAMPLMAKELQGDIELTITGFLVGFALAQLVWGPISDAIGRRTPLFIGMLLFVIGSAGCALSTEIHQMVFWRVFQAFGACTGPMLARAMIRDLFARTRAAQMLSTLTIIMAIAPIVGPLAGGQIIQITSWHAIFWLLAGIGALMFISLYFLPETLPAEKRTKASLPGVFRNYFALLRNRAFMRYTLCVTFFYVSAYAFITGSPFVYIRYYGIDPQYYGWLFAINIVGLMGVSFLNRRLVQRHPLDKLLKIAVTVATVAMVVLALAVKLQFGGIAAVIIPVFLFFSMNGIIAATSTAAALDAVPSIAGSASALIGSLQYGSGIISSLLLTWFRDGTPWTMAWIMALFTLASTVMALRRH is encoded by the coding sequence ATGAACAACAAGCTCCACGGGCCGCTATTTCTCGCGATCCTCAGCGCGCTGATGGCCTTTACCTCCCTGTCGACGGATATTTACCTGCCCGCAATGCCCCTGATGGCAAAAGAGTTACAGGGCGATATCGAACTGACCATCACCGGTTTTTTGGTCGGCTTCGCGCTGGCGCAGCTGGTTTGGGGGCCAATTAGCGACGCGATCGGCCGCCGCACGCCGCTGTTTATTGGCATGCTGTTGTTTGTCATCGGTTCTGCTGGCTGTGCGCTTTCCACAGAAATCCACCAGATGGTGTTCTGGCGAGTGTTTCAGGCTTTCGGTGCTTGCACCGGCCCGATGCTGGCGCGGGCGATGATCCGCGATCTGTTTGCCCGCACCCGCGCGGCGCAAATGCTCTCAACATTAACCATCATCATGGCGATTGCGCCGATCGTTGGGCCGCTGGCGGGCGGGCAAATTATTCAAATCACCAGCTGGCACGCTATTTTTTGGCTGCTGGCCGGGATTGGCGCGCTGATGTTCATTTCGCTCTATTTCCTGCCGGAAACCTTACCCGCCGAAAAGCGCACCAAAGCCTCGCTGCCGGGCGTGTTTCGTAACTACTTCGCACTGCTGCGTAACCGCGCGTTTATGCGTTACACGCTGTGTGTGACCTTTTTCTACGTCTCTGCCTATGCCTTTATTACCGGTTCGCCGTTCGTTTACATCCGCTATTACGGCATTGATCCGCAATATTACGGCTGGCTGTTTGCCATCAATATTGTCGGCTTAATGGGGGTGAGCTTTCTGAACCGGCGGCTGGTGCAGCGCCATCCGCTAGATAAGTTACTGAAAATTGCCGTCACGGTTGCCACAGTGGCGATGGTGGTTCTGGCGCTGGCGGTGAAGTTGCAGTTTGGTGGTATTGCTGCAGTGATCATTCCGGTGTTTCTGTTCTTTTCGATGAACGGCATTATCGCCGCCACCTCAACCGCCGCCGCGCTCGACGCCGTGCCCTCTATCGCCGGTTCCGCCTCGGCGCTGATTGGCTCGCTGCAATATGGCAGCGGTATTATCTCGTCGCTGCTGCTAACGTGGTTTCGCGACGGAACGCCGTGGACGATGGCGTGGATCATGGCGCTATTTACCCTTGCCAGTACAGTAATGGCGCTACGCCGCCATTGA
- a CDS encoding helix-turn-helix domain-containing protein yields MTKKVNKPTDSGADVHRVSEAVATRIKAFRKQQKLSLDELSRRAGVSKGMLVEIEKCLANPSIALLCKIAAAMGVSVADIVDVASKPTAHLIAKEDIPTLWQGENGGTARLLAGTSGPDMLEMWRWEMFPGERFASPGHPSGTIELLHVERGTLHIQVGQTALIIGEGCSAVAQTDTAHHYANESSQPVIFTMTVSERHS; encoded by the coding sequence ATGACCAAAAAAGTCAATAAACCGACCGATTCAGGCGCCGATGTTCATCGCGTCAGTGAAGCGGTGGCAACGCGTATTAAAGCGTTTCGTAAGCAACAAAAACTCTCGCTGGATGAGCTTTCGCGCCGCGCGGGCGTCAGTAAAGGCATGCTGGTTGAGATCGAAAAATGTCTCGCCAACCCGAGCATCGCTTTGCTGTGCAAAATCGCCGCCGCAATGGGCGTTTCCGTGGCGGATATTGTCGACGTCGCCAGTAAACCGACCGCGCATCTGATAGCAAAAGAAGATATTCCTACATTGTGGCAGGGCGAAAACGGCGGCACTGCGCGGTTGCTGGCAGGCACCAGCGGGCCGGATATGCTGGAGATGTGGCGCTGGGAGATGTTCCCCGGCGAACGGTTCGCCTCACCAGGCCACCCTTCCGGCACCATAGAACTGCTGCACGTTGAGCGCGGCACGCTGCACATTCAGGTTGGGCAAACGGCGCTTATTATTGGCGAAGGTTGTTCCGCCGTGGCGCAAACCGACACCGCGCACCACTACGCTAATGAAAGCAGCCAACCCGTTATTTTCACTATGACGGTCAGCGAGCGCCATTCATGA
- a CDS encoding B3/B4 domain-containing protein, translating to MLSVQPSIDARLAVIAPGFRALSVYVEAAPLLNPHVGEAALASACECVAAGGPAWADAHLAAWDEVFKRFGAKPKRTPCSAQALRKRVQRDGVVPAIDPVVDLYNAISLRYAIPVGGENIAAYHGAPCLTIADGTELFDMMKEGELAHESPEPGEVIWRDDTGVTCRRWNWRQGVRTRLSAADSQMWFILESLPEMPLDALCEAGDELIAGLQRMMPGCRVETTRLGFDL from the coding sequence ATGCTTTCCGTTCAGCCGTCAATCGATGCTCGTCTTGCCGTCATCGCCCCTGGTTTTCGCGCGCTTAGCGTTTATGTTGAAGCTGCGCCGCTACTGAACCCGCACGTGGGCGAAGCGGCACTGGCGAGTGCGTGTGAATGTGTCGCGGCGGGCGGCCCGGCCTGGGCGGATGCGCATCTGGCAGCATGGGATGAGGTCTTTAAGCGCTTCGGCGCGAAGCCAAAACGCACGCCCTGTTCGGCGCAGGCGCTGCGAAAACGTGTGCAGCGCGACGGCGTGGTACCTGCAATTGACCCGGTGGTGGATCTCTATAATGCCATCAGCCTGCGCTACGCTATTCCGGTCGGTGGCGAGAACATTGCGGCCTATCACGGCGCGCCGTGTCTGACGATCGCCGACGGTACGGAGTTGTTCGACATGATGAAAGAGGGCGAGCTGGCGCATGAGTCACCGGAGCCGGGGGAAGTTATCTGGCGCGATGACACGGGCGTAACGTGCCGCCGCTGGAACTGGCGGCAGGGCGTGCGCACCCGCCTGAGCGCTGCCGACAGCCAGATGTGGTTTATCCTCGAAAGCCTGCCGGAAATGCCGCTGGACGCATTATGTGAGGCAGGCGACGAACTGATCGCCGGATTGCAACGTATGATGCCGGGCTGTCGTGTTGAAACAACCAGGCTCGGGTTTGATCTCTGA
- a CDS encoding dihydrodipicolinate synthase family protein, with translation MDFTGLSAFPLSPLRDERLDEAAYVKLIERLRVAGVDSIGALGSTGCYPYFSRTERANALRLATEHSGAVPVIAGIGALRTRDVLWLAEDAQKAGVSAVLLAPVSYHALTEEEVFSLFAAVTRELSVPLCVYDNPGATHFTFSDELLLRIAQLPNIGSIKIPPISAPERAARLRPLIPQSITLGISGDAIAVDGLRAGCGVWYSVLGGVFPQAALAISRAAQAGDFTLARAHSDALQPLWDLFKRYGGSLRVMATAAELLGLAGASCLPAPLRTLTGDARREVAEVIEQLRLAG, from the coding sequence ATGGATTTCACAGGATTGAGCGCATTTCCGCTGTCGCCGCTGCGCGATGAACGGCTGGATGAAGCGGCTTACGTGAAGTTGATTGAACGGCTGCGTGTCGCCGGCGTCGATTCGATTGGCGCACTGGGTTCGACGGGGTGCTACCCCTATTTTAGCCGTACCGAGCGGGCTAATGCGCTGCGCCTGGCGACGGAACATTCCGGCGCGGTTCCGGTGATTGCCGGAATTGGCGCCTTGCGCACGCGCGATGTGCTGTGGCTGGCGGAAGATGCGCAGAAAGCGGGCGTTAGCGCCGTGCTGCTGGCACCGGTCTCCTACCACGCGTTAACCGAAGAGGAAGTGTTCAGCCTGTTTGCCGCCGTGACGCGCGAACTCTCCGTGCCGCTCTGCGTGTACGATAACCCCGGTGCCACCCATTTCACCTTTAGCGACGAGTTGCTGCTTCGTATTGCGCAGTTGCCTAATATCGGCTCAATCAAAATCCCACCGATTTCCGCACCCGAGCGGGCTGCGCGCCTGCGTCCGCTAATTCCACAGAGCATCACGCTGGGTATTAGCGGCGATGCCATCGCGGTTGACGGTCTTCGCGCCGGATGCGGCGTCTGGTATTCGGTACTCGGTGGGGTGTTCCCGCAAGCGGCTCTGGCTATTTCCCGCGCGGCACAAGCCGGAGATTTTACACTGGCGCGCGCCCACTCTGATGCGCTGCAACCCTTGTGGGACCTCTTTAAACGCTACGGCGGTAGCCTGCGGGTGATGGCCACGGCGGCGGAACTGCTGGGTTTAGCGGGCGCATCGTGCTTGCCAGCGCCATTGCGGACGCTCACTGGCGATGCGCGCCGCGAGGTGGCTGAGGTGATCGAGCAACTGCGGTTAGCGGGTTGA
- a CDS encoding AbrB family transcriptional regulator, with translation MATHAPWFRNWLQLIALSLLFVAVMELIHLPAALLLGPMFSGILLAIFNRPVTVSKKWFAAAQAVVGAMIAHAIPPSVFGRIAADWPLFISCIFSVIFASAILGWIMAKLQVFPGSTAIWGSSPGAAAAMTIMAESFGADVRLVAFMQYLRVMIVALVAVLVTRMWMGTESADHAVATFTLFGPVRWLPFAGTLLVIAAGFLIARCVKIPSGPMLITLALGIMVEDTGLLTLELPPWLLALSYALIGWSIGLRFTREIVCYAARALPRVLLSVLTLVAVCCGFAWLLVHFAGIDPLTAYLATSPGGADTVAIIASSSQVDISFVMAMQTGRFILVLITGPAISRFVAKRLGA, from the coding sequence ATGGCGACACACGCGCCCTGGTTTCGCAACTGGTTACAGCTTATCGCCCTTTCATTGCTCTTCGTTGCTGTGATGGAACTGATCCATCTGCCCGCAGCGCTTCTGTTGGGCCCGATGTTTTCCGGTATTCTTCTCGCCATCTTCAACCGGCCTGTTACCGTCAGTAAAAAATGGTTCGCCGCCGCGCAAGCGGTGGTTGGCGCGATGATTGCGCATGCGATCCCGCCGTCAGTGTTTGGCCGCATCGCCGCCGACTGGCCACTGTTTATCAGCTGTATTTTCTCCGTTATTTTCGCCAGTGCAATCCTGGGCTGGATCATGGCGAAATTGCAGGTTTTCCCCGGTTCAACAGCGATTTGGGGATCGTCGCCAGGCGCGGCGGCGGCGATGACGATTATGGCCGAGAGCTTTGGCGCGGATGTCCGTCTGGTGGCGTTTATGCAGTACCTGCGGGTGATGATCGTGGCACTGGTCGCGGTACTGGTGACCCGTATGTGGATGGGCACTGAGAGCGCGGATCACGCGGTCGCCACCTTTACCCTGTTCGGCCCGGTGCGCTGGCTGCCGTTTGCCGGAACATTACTGGTGATTGCCGCAGGTTTCCTGATTGCCCGCTGCGTCAAAATTCCCTCCGGGCCAATGTTGATAACGTTGGCGCTGGGAATAATGGTGGAAGATACCGGTTTGCTGACGCTGGAATTGCCGCCGTGGTTACTGGCGCTTTCTTACGCACTGATTGGCTGGAGTATCGGTTTACGTTTTACGCGGGAGATTGTCTGCTATGCCGCCCGCGCGTTACCGCGCGTGCTGCTGTCGGTACTGACGCTTGTCGCGGTGTGCTGCGGTTTTGCCTGGTTACTGGTGCATTTCGCGGGGATCGATCCGCTCACGGCCTACCTCGCCACCAGCCCCGGCGGCGCGGATACGGTGGCGATTATCGCCTCGTCAAGCCAGGTCGATATCTCGTTTGTAATGGCGATGCAGACCGGGCGTTTTATCCTGGTGCTGATAACCGGCCCGGCGATTTCCCGCTTTGTGGCGAAACGACTGGGGGCGTAA
- a CDS encoding helix-turn-helix transcriptional regulator has translation MYIISQDSYFVMGMDKLLKAINPHATHTLVAFERGDGKILFFSMNSLLYILSEEKGFNSFICTRFISIDKSSSVSLLRHEIRKILNFLKGHEDIYSFREVHFSATEYKIMLRFLEYQSSDTISQALGIDKKIVSNYKNAILRKLGLNSMAELIHIYNNWNDCFCCSEGKVMADAIFLPRIGTNELKMIRRANKPASEPAVSPLYSGSFCHIPAIRAGQRYLLTT, from the coding sequence ATGTATATCATCTCTCAGGATAGCTATTTTGTCATGGGCATGGATAAGCTGCTTAAAGCCATTAACCCGCATGCAACGCATACACTGGTTGCCTTTGAACGGGGAGATGGAAAAATATTATTTTTTAGCATGAATTCATTGCTTTATATTTTAAGTGAAGAAAAAGGGTTTAATTCATTTATTTGCACTCGCTTTATATCTATCGATAAATCTTCATCTGTATCTTTGCTTCGGCATGAGATCAGAAAAATACTTAATTTCCTTAAGGGTCATGAGGATATATATTCCTTTCGCGAAGTCCATTTTAGCGCGACGGAATATAAAATTATGTTGCGGTTTCTTGAGTACCAGTCCAGCGATACGATTTCGCAAGCATTGGGCATCGATAAAAAAATCGTCAGTAATTATAAAAACGCCATACTGCGTAAACTCGGTTTAAACAGTATGGCGGAGCTTATTCATATTTATAATAACTGGAACGACTGTTTTTGTTGCTCTGAAGGAAAAGTCATGGCAGATGCGATATTTCTTCCCCGTATCGGGACGAATGAGCTAAAGATGATACGACGCGCGAATAAGCCTGCTTCAGAACCTGCGGTTTCGCCCCTCTATTCTGGCAGTTTTTGCCACATACCTGCGATAAGGGCAGGCCAGCGTTATTTATTGACAACCTAG
- a CDS encoding alkene reductase — protein MLFDNYSLNTLALTNRIVMPPMTRSRAGTGDVATDMMADYYAQRASAGLIISEGTQISQQGQGYAWTPGIYSDAQIAGWKKVTDAVHRAGGKIFAQLWHVGRVSHTVLQPGNAAPVSSSAIQAEGVKVFVDVEGRGPENGVGDMVQHSMPRALLVDEIPAIVNDYAQAARNAIAAGFDGIELHGANGYLINQFIDSQSNLRDDEYGGSLQNRLRFMKEVVEAVSAAIGKERVGIRLAPLTTLMGSRDDTPEATYLAAASVLNAIGIAYIHIAEADWDDAPVMPAAFKEALRIIFHGTLIYSGKYTPERAEEALAKGWADLIGFGRPFIANPDLPYRLQHNLPLNEPIREKFFGGGAEGYLDYPLQKA, from the coding sequence ATGTTATTCGATAACTATTCCCTGAATACGCTCGCATTGACTAACCGTATTGTTATGCCACCGATGACCCGCTCCCGCGCCGGAACGGGTGATGTGGCAACCGATATGATGGCGGATTACTACGCCCAGCGCGCCAGTGCCGGGCTGATTATCAGCGAAGGCACGCAAATCAGCCAGCAGGGTCAGGGCTACGCCTGGACGCCGGGTATTTACAGCGATGCGCAAATTGCGGGCTGGAAAAAAGTGACCGATGCAGTGCATCGCGCGGGCGGCAAAATCTTTGCCCAGTTGTGGCATGTGGGGCGCGTTTCCCACACCGTATTGCAGCCCGGTAACGCGGCGCCGGTTTCTTCGTCGGCGATTCAGGCCGAAGGCGTAAAAGTGTTTGTCGATGTGGAAGGGCGTGGGCCGGAAAACGGCGTGGGCGATATGGTGCAGCACTCTATGCCGCGCGCGCTGTTAGTGGATGAAATTCCCGCTATCGTCAACGACTACGCCCAGGCCGCGCGTAATGCGATTGCCGCTGGTTTTGATGGCATCGAACTGCATGGCGCGAACGGCTATCTGATTAACCAGTTTATTGATTCGCAGTCGAACCTGCGCGACGACGAATATGGCGGTTCGCTGCAAAACCGTCTGCGCTTTATGAAAGAGGTGGTCGAAGCCGTTTCGGCGGCGATTGGTAAAGAGCGTGTCGGCATTCGCCTGGCGCCGCTGACTACGCTGATGGGTTCACGCGATGATACGCCGGAAGCCACTTATCTCGCGGCGGCCAGCGTTCTGAATGCGATTGGCATTGCTTACATTCACATCGCCGAAGCAGACTGGGACGACGCGCCGGTGATGCCTGCGGCTTTTAAAGAGGCGCTGCGTATTATTTTCCACGGCACGCTGATCTACTCCGGCAAATACACGCCGGAGCGCGCCGAAGAAGCGCTGGCAAAAGGCTGGGCAGACTTAATTGGTTTTGGCCGACCGTTTATCGCTAACCCGGATTTGCCGTACCGCCTGCAACATAACCTGCCGCTCAATGAACCGATCAGGGAGAAATTCTTTGGCGGCGGCGCAGAAGGCTACCTGGATTATCCATTGCAGAAAGCGTAA
- a CDS encoding SymE family type I addiction module toxin has protein sequence MADPHSTSDFTIAGTEHNVIVRYRPNQGDASTPSITLSGKWLRDAGFNTGQHILVKVMQGCIVLVKYSDKEEWLATALDKTRKQLREVKGVVKNAWLKSRSE, from the coding sequence ATGGCTGATCCGCATTCTACCTCAGACTTCACCATCGCCGGAACCGAGCACAACGTAATTGTGCGATATCGCCCGAATCAGGGCGACGCGAGCACGCCGAGTATTACGCTTTCCGGCAAGTGGTTGCGCGATGCCGGGTTTAATACCGGGCAACATATTCTGGTGAAAGTGATGCAGGGCTGCATCGTGCTAGTGAAATACAGTGATAAAGAGGAGTGGCTGGCGACGGCGCTGGATAAAACGCGCAAGCAGCTCAGGGAAGTGAAAGGGGTGGTGAAAAACGCCTGGCTGAAATCACGGTCAGAGTGA
- a CDS encoding YlcI/YnfO family protein, with translation MQEKKKLNFDRTKSTMKNIRFEDDLLEQIEKAAGKGNFSKWVKEACRMRLEAEHEKE, from the coding sequence ATGCAAGAGAAAAAGAAGCTAAATTTTGATCGAACCAAAAGCACGATGAAGAACATCCGGTTTGAAGATGATCTTTTGGAACAGATTGAGAAAGCGGCGGGAAAAGGGAATTTTAGTAAGTGGGTGAAAGAGGCTTGTAGAATGCGGCTTGAGGCAGAACACGAAAAAGAATAA
- a CDS encoding glycoside-pentoside-hexuronide family transporter: MDSQIISVKEKIGYGMGDAASHIVFDNVMLYMMFFYTDIFGIPAGFVGTMFLLARALDAVSDPCMGLLADRTRSRWGKFRPWIIFGALPFGIVCVLAYSTPDLSLSGKMIYAAVTYTLLTLLYTVVNIPYCALGGVITNDPQQRISLQSWRFVLATAGGMLSTVLMMPLVKLIGGDDKVFGFQGGIAVLSVVAFMMLAFCFFTTKERIQAPPSTTSMREDLRDIWQNDQWRIVGLLTILNILAVCVRGGAMMYYVTWIMGDAAIFTAFLTTYCVGNLIGSALAKPLTDWKCKVTIFWWTNAALTVLSIAMFFVPIQASVTMFIFIFVIGVLHQLVTPIQWVMMSDTVDYGEWCNGKRLTGISFAGTLFVLKLGLAFGGALIGWALAGGGYNAAAQSQNSATISIIIALFTLVPAACYLLSAFIAKRYYTLKTPFLKTIMEQLARGEHRSQPRFGHVSPREELL, encoded by the coding sequence ATGGACAGTCAGATTATTTCTGTGAAAGAAAAGATTGGCTACGGCATGGGGGACGCCGCCAGCCATATCGTCTTTGATAACGTAATGCTGTACATGATGTTCTTTTATACCGATATCTTTGGCATCCCTGCCGGGTTTGTCGGCACCATGTTTCTGCTGGCGCGTGCATTAGACGCCGTTTCGGACCCGTGCATGGGGCTGCTCGCCGATCGCACCCGCAGCCGCTGGGGTAAGTTCCGCCCATGGATAATTTTTGGCGCACTGCCGTTCGGCATTGTGTGCGTTCTGGCCTACAGCACGCCGGATCTCAGCCTCAGCGGTAAGATGATCTACGCCGCTGTCACTTATACGTTACTCACCCTGCTTTACACCGTGGTCAACATTCCTTATTGCGCCCTCGGCGGTGTGATCACCAACGACCCGCAGCAGCGCATCTCGCTGCAATCCTGGCGTTTCGTGCTGGCGACGGCGGGCGGCATGCTCTCTACTGTGCTGATGATGCCGCTGGTGAAACTGATTGGCGGTGATGACAAAGTCTTCGGTTTCCAGGGTGGCATTGCAGTGCTCTCGGTGGTTGCTTTTATGATGTTGGCGTTCTGCTTTTTCACCACCAAAGAGCGTATTCAGGCGCCGCCGAGCACCACTTCCATGCGTGAAGACCTGCGCGATATCTGGCAAAACGACCAGTGGCGCATTGTCGGCCTGCTGACCATTCTCAATATCCTCGCTGTCTGCGTGCGCGGCGGCGCGATGATGTATTACGTCACCTGGATCATGGGTGATGCCGCCATTTTCACCGCGTTTCTCACTACCTACTGCGTCGGCAACCTGATTGGCAGCGCACTGGCCAAGCCGCTCACCGACTGGAAATGCAAAGTCACCATCTTCTGGTGGACCAACGCGGCGCTCACCGTGCTCAGCATCGCCATGTTCTTCGTGCCGATTCAGGCCAGCGTCACCATGTTCATCTTTATCTTCGTCATTGGCGTGCTGCATCAGCTGGTTACGCCGATCCAGTGGGTGATGATGTCCGACACCGTTGATTACGGCGAGTGGTGTAACGGTAAACGTCTCACCGGCATCAGCTTTGCGGGTACGTTGTTCGTACTGAAACTCGGCCTCGCTTTCGGCGGCGCGTTGATCGGCTGGGCGCTGGCGGGCGGTGGTTACAATGCCGCGGCGCAGAGCCAGAACAGCGCCACCATCAGCATCATCATTGCGTTGTTTACGCTGGTTCCGGCGGCCTGCTATTTGCTCAGCGCCTTTATCGCCAAACGCTACTACACCCTGAAAACTCCGTTCCTCAAAACAATCATGGAACAGTTGGCACGCGGCGAACACCGCAGTCAGCCACGGTTTGGTCATGTTTCACCCCGGGAAGAGTTACTGTAA